A region from the Malus domestica chromosome 07, GDT2T_hap1 genome encodes:
- the LOC103434895 gene encoding ACT domain-containing protein ACR9 isoform X2: MGIPCDDVVVIQPGKTPDEPSVLTLNCPDKAGLGCDLCRIILQFGLSITKADFSTDGRWCYIVLWVVPHHQSLKVDWESLKDRLSSACPSSCFFSFYVNQISDVPTPSPVYLLKFWCHNQRGSLHDVTKVLCELEIVIQRVKVMPTPDGRVLDLFFITDCLELLHTKQRRDDICEHLMAALGEYCITCELKLPGPEYESLQGNSSLPPALADELFSYQLKDEEAYPKALTRNMRTVKKTSITVDNSLSPVHTVLQIQCVDRKALFYDIMRTSKDCNIQVAYGRFSSPVKGFRNLDLFIQQTNGKKIVDPEVQVALCARLKEEMVHPLRVIVANRGPETELLVANPVELSGKGRPLVFYDVTLALKQLGASIFAAEIVRHSTSVCQWEIYRFLLDDSLEFPLASKQNRSNIVERVRRTLMGW; this comes from the exons ATGGGCATTCCCTGCGACGATGTCGTCGTGATCCAGCCGGGGAAGACCCCCGACGAGCCCTCCGTCCTCACCCTCAACTGCCCCGACAAGGCCGGCCTCGGCTGCGACCTCTGCAGAATCATCCTCCAGTTCGGCCTTTCTATTACGAAAGCAG ATTTCTCGACGGATGGAAGGTGGTGCTATATAGTGTTGTGGGTCGTCCCCCACCACCAATCCCTGAAGGTCGATTGGGAGAGCTTGAAGGATCGGCTCTCCTCTGCGTGCCCGTCGTCGTGCTTCTTCTCGTTTTACGTCAATCAAATCTCCGACGTCCCCACGCCCTCTCCGGTCTATCTGTTGAAGTTTTGGTGCCACAACCAGAGAGGCTCACTCCACG ATGTTACCAAAGTGCTATGTGAGCTTGAAATTGTGATTCAGAGAGTGAAAGTGATGCCGACCCCGGATGGCAGAGTTTTGGACCTCTTCTTCATCACAGATTGCTT GGAGTTGTTACACACAAAACAGAGGAGAGACGACATATGTGAGCATCTGATGGCTGCTTTGGGAGAGTATTGCATCACCTGTGAGCTTAAGTTGCCTGGGCCTGAGTATGAAAGTCTGCAGGGGAATTCTTCCCTTCCACCAGCCCTTGCTGACGAATTGTTTAGCTATCAGCTGAAGGATGAGGAAGCTTATCCAAAAGCGCTCACCCGAAATATGAGAACGGTGAAAAAGACCAGTATTACAGTGGATAATTCATTGAGCCCTGTTCATACGGTACTGCAAATACAGTGTGTTGACCGGAAGGCCCTCTTTTATGACATTATGAGGACTTCCAAGGACTGCAATATTCAG GTTGCCTATGGTAGATTCTCGTCACCTGTGAAAGGCTTCCGGAATTTGGACCTATTTATTCAGCAGACAAATGGAAAAAAGATTGTTGATCCTGAAGTTCAGGTTGCATTGTGTGCTCGTTTAAAGGAAGAGATGGTTCACCCACTGCGAGTGATCGTTGCCAACAGGGGCCCGGAAACCGAACTCTTAGTTGCTAATCCAGTTGAGTTATCTGGAAAGGGGAGGCCCCTCGTATTCTATGATGTTACTCTAGCACTGAAGCAATTGGGAGCATCTATTTTTGCG GCTGAAATTGTAAGGCATTCAACTTCAGTTTGCCAGTGGGAAATCTACCGATTTCTTTTGGATGATAGTCTTGAATTTCCGTTGGCAAGCAAACAAAATAGAAGTAATATTGTAGAGAGAGTTAGAAGAACCCTCATGGGCTGGTGA
- the LOC103434895 gene encoding ACT domain-containing protein ACR9 isoform X1 — protein sequence MGIPCDDVVVIQPGKTPDEPSVLTLNCPDKAGLGCDLCRIILQFGLSITKADFSTDGRWCYIVLWVVPHHQSLKVDWESLKDRLSSACPSSCFFSFYVNQISDVPTPSPVYLLKFWCHNQRGSLHDVTKVLCELEIVIQRVKVMPTPDGRVLDLFFITDCFVNHPYLVPYTFRELLHTKQRRDDICEHLMAALGEYCITCELKLPGPEYESLQGNSSLPPALADELFSYQLKDEEAYPKALTRNMRTVKKTSITVDNSLSPVHTVLQIQCVDRKALFYDIMRTSKDCNIQVAYGRFSSPVKGFRNLDLFIQQTNGKKIVDPEVQVALCARLKEEMVHPLRVIVANRGPETELLVANPVELSGKGRPLVFYDVTLALKQLGASIFAAEIVRHSTSVCQWEIYRFLLDDSLEFPLASKQNRSNIVERVRRTLMGW from the exons ATGGGCATTCCCTGCGACGATGTCGTCGTGATCCAGCCGGGGAAGACCCCCGACGAGCCCTCCGTCCTCACCCTCAACTGCCCCGACAAGGCCGGCCTCGGCTGCGACCTCTGCAGAATCATCCTCCAGTTCGGCCTTTCTATTACGAAAGCAG ATTTCTCGACGGATGGAAGGTGGTGCTATATAGTGTTGTGGGTCGTCCCCCACCACCAATCCCTGAAGGTCGATTGGGAGAGCTTGAAGGATCGGCTCTCCTCTGCGTGCCCGTCGTCGTGCTTCTTCTCGTTTTACGTCAATCAAATCTCCGACGTCCCCACGCCCTCTCCGGTCTATCTGTTGAAGTTTTGGTGCCACAACCAGAGAGGCTCACTCCACG ATGTTACCAAAGTGCTATGTGAGCTTGAAATTGTGATTCAGAGAGTGAAAGTGATGCCGACCCCGGATGGCAGAGTTTTGGACCTCTTCTTCATCACAGATTGCTT TGTCAACCACCCTTATTTGGTACCATATACTTTTAGGGAGTTGTTACACACAAAACAGAGGAGAGACGACATATGTGAGCATCTGATGGCTGCTTTGGGAGAGTATTGCATCACCTGTGAGCTTAAGTTGCCTGGGCCTGAGTATGAAAGTCTGCAGGGGAATTCTTCCCTTCCACCAGCCCTTGCTGACGAATTGTTTAGCTATCAGCTGAAGGATGAGGAAGCTTATCCAAAAGCGCTCACCCGAAATATGAGAACGGTGAAAAAGACCAGTATTACAGTGGATAATTCATTGAGCCCTGTTCATACGGTACTGCAAATACAGTGTGTTGACCGGAAGGCCCTCTTTTATGACATTATGAGGACTTCCAAGGACTGCAATATTCAG GTTGCCTATGGTAGATTCTCGTCACCTGTGAAAGGCTTCCGGAATTTGGACCTATTTATTCAGCAGACAAATGGAAAAAAGATTGTTGATCCTGAAGTTCAGGTTGCATTGTGTGCTCGTTTAAAGGAAGAGATGGTTCACCCACTGCGAGTGATCGTTGCCAACAGGGGCCCGGAAACCGAACTCTTAGTTGCTAATCCAGTTGAGTTATCTGGAAAGGGGAGGCCCCTCGTATTCTATGATGTTACTCTAGCACTGAAGCAATTGGGAGCATCTATTTTTGCG GCTGAAATTGTAAGGCATTCAACTTCAGTTTGCCAGTGGGAAATCTACCGATTTCTTTTGGATGATAGTCTTGAATTTCCGTTGGCAAGCAAACAAAATAGAAGTAATATTGTAGAGAGAGTTAGAAGAACCCTCATGGGCTGGTGA
- the LOC103434887 gene encoding histone H4, translating to MTGRGKGGKGLGKGGAKRHRKVLRDNIQGITKPAIRRLARRGGVKRISGLIYEETRGVLKIFLENVIRDAVTYTEHARRKTVTAMDVVYALKRQGRTLYGFGG from the coding sequence ATGACAGGCCGCGGGAAGGGAGGCAAGGGGCTGGGCAAGGGCGGAGCGAAACGGCACCGTAAGGTCCTCCGCGACAACATTCAGGGAATCACCAAGCCGGCAATTCGGAGACTGGCCAGAAGAGGTGGGGTGAAGAGAATCAGCGGCCTTATCTACGAGGAGACCAGAGGCGTCCTCAAGATCTTCTTGGAGAACGTGATTCGCGACGCTGTTACCTACACCGAGCACGCGCGGCGGAAGACGGTGACCGCAATGGACGTCGTCTACGCTCTCAAGAGGCAGGGCAGGACCCTGTACGGATTCGGGGGTTAA